The following coding sequences lie in one Vibrio casei genomic window:
- a CDS encoding YnfA family protein codes for MGLFFITAIAEILGCYLPYLWLKEDKSIWLLLPAAFFLALFAWLLSLHPTAAGRVYAAYGGVYIFVAILWLWVVDGIRPTLWDVVGVSVALVGMTIIMFAPRSS; via the coding sequence ATGGGGCTGTTTTTTATTACTGCAATTGCTGAAATACTTGGATGCTACCTGCCTTATTTGTGGTTAAAAGAAGACAAATCAATTTGGTTATTGCTACCAGCCGCCTTTTTCCTTGCTCTATTTGCTTGGTTACTTTCACTACACCCTACAGCAGCGGGTAGAGTTTATGCTGCCTACGGCGGAGTATACATATTCGTCGCGATACTTTGGTTATGGGTTGTTGATGGCATTCGGCCAACACTGTGGGATGTAGTTGGTGTATCAGTAGCGTTAGTTGGTATGACCATTATAATGTTCGCTCCTCGAAGTTCATAG
- the pta gene encoding phosphate acetyltransferase, whose product MSRTIMLVPISAGVGLTSVSLGVLRAMERKGVNVAFFKPIAQPRSGADLPDLTSTIISTNSDMKVAEPTPMSEAESFISNEKMDVLLEQIVERYNAISNHSEVVLIEGLVPTRKHPFANQVNAEIAKTLGAEIVFVATPGTNNAVQLKERIDVACSNFGGTKNKNISGVIINKLNAPVDEAGRTRPDLSEIFDENDHATQANIEVMQIFNSSPIRVLGCVPWKIELIATRAIDMAKHLNADIINTGEINSRRIKSITFCARSLPNMIEHFKPGSLLVTSADRPDVIVAAALASMNGVEIGAILLTGGYDIPASIADLCKPAFEAGLPIFKAQGNTWQTSLNLQSFNLEVPADDKERIEFINDHVASHIDGPWIDSLSEGTQGIRRLSPPAFRYQLTEFARRAGKRIVLPEGDEPRTVKAAAICAERGIATCVLLGNPEEIRRVAAQQGVELGAGVEIIDPEKVRENYVARLVELRGAKGMTEVVAREKLEDSVFLGTMMLEAGEVDGLVSGAVHTTANTIVPPFQIIKTAPGASIVSSVFFMLLPDQVLVYGDCAINPDPNAEQLAEIAIQSADSAKAFGIDPRVAMISYSTGTSGKGADVDKVREATRIAQEKRPDLVIDGPLQYDAAIMENVAASKAPNSPVAGKATVFVFPDLNTGNTTYKAVQRSADLVSIGPMLQGMRKPVNDLSRGALVDDIVYTVALTAIQAAQAE is encoded by the coding sequence ATGTCTCGTACTATTATGCTTGTTCCTATTAGCGCTGGTGTTGGTTTAACTAGCGTTAGCTTAGGTGTCTTACGCGCTATGGAGCGTAAGGGTGTAAATGTTGCATTCTTCAAACCTATCGCACAACCACGTAGCGGTGCTGATCTTCCTGATCTAACCTCTACCATTATCTCTACAAACAGTGATATGAAAGTGGCTGAGCCAACACCAATGTCTGAAGCAGAATCCTTCATCAGTAATGAAAAAATGGATGTCCTGCTTGAGCAAATCGTTGAACGTTACAATGCCATCAGTAATCACTCTGAAGTGGTATTAATTGAAGGCCTAGTTCCAACTCGCAAGCACCCATTTGCTAACCAAGTGAACGCAGAAATTGCAAAAACACTTGGCGCAGAAATCGTATTTGTTGCGACCCCTGGCACCAATAACGCCGTGCAGTTAAAAGAACGAATCGATGTTGCTTGTTCAAACTTTGGTGGCACTAAAAACAAAAATATTTCTGGCGTTATCATCAATAAGCTTAACGCTCCCGTTGATGAAGCAGGTCGTACTCGCCCGGACTTGTCAGAAATTTTTGATGAAAACGATCACGCCACACAAGCCAACATTGAAGTAATGCAAATCTTCAACTCTAGCCCAATTCGCGTGCTCGGTTGCGTACCTTGGAAAATTGAGTTAATCGCTACCCGTGCTATCGATATGGCGAAACACTTAAATGCAGACATAATTAATACTGGTGAAATTAACTCTCGCCGTATTAAGAGCATCACTTTCTGTGCACGCTCTCTACCAAACATGATTGAGCACTTTAAGCCAGGTTCATTACTTGTCACTTCTGCTGATCGTCCAGACGTTATCGTTGCAGCTGCTCTCGCCTCAATGAATGGTGTAGAAATCGGTGCGATCTTGCTAACCGGCGGCTACGATATTCCAGCATCTATTGCTGATTTATGTAAGCCAGCATTTGAAGCCGGTTTACCTATCTTCAAAGCGCAAGGCAACACATGGCAAACCTCGTTAAATCTACAAAGCTTTAACCTTGAAGTGCCCGCTGATGATAAAGAGCGTATCGAATTCATCAATGATCATGTTGCAAGCCACATTGATGGACCTTGGATTGATTCTCTATCTGAAGGTACTCAAGGCATCCGCCGCCTAAGCCCACCAGCATTCCGTTACCAGTTAACAGAATTTGCTCGTCGTGCAGGCAAGCGCATCGTACTTCCTGAAGGTGATGAGCCACGTACGGTAAAAGCGGCAGCCATTTGTGCTGAACGTGGTATCGCAACGTGTGTGCTTTTAGGTAATCCAGAAGAAATTCGTCGTGTTGCAGCCCAACAAGGTGTGGAACTTGGTGCTGGCGTTGAAATTATTGACCCAGAAAAAGTACGAGAAAACTACGTGGCACGTCTAGTTGAACTACGTGGCGCAAAGGGTATGACTGAAGTCGTTGCTCGTGAGAAGCTGGAAGATTCTGTATTCCTTGGCACTATGATGCTAGAAGCTGGCGAAGTTGATGGTCTAGTATCAGGTGCGGTTCACACTACGGCTAACACTATCGTTCCTCCATTCCAAATCATCAAAACAGCACCGGGTGCGTCTATCGTATCTTCTGTGTTCTTCATGCTATTGCCTGACCAAGTATTGGTATACGGTGACTGTGCGATCAACCCAGATCCAAACGCAGAGCAACTCGCTGAAATAGCAATTCAATCAGCAGATTCAGCAAAAGCATTCGGTATTGACCCGCGTGTAGCTATGATCTCTTACTCAACCGGTACGTCTGGTAAGGGTGCTGATGTAGATAAAGTACGTGAAGCCACCCGCATTGCTCAAGAGAAACGTCCTGACTTAGTCATTGATGGTCCTCTACAGTACGATGCCGCTATCATGGAAAACGTTGCCGCTTCTAAAGCGCCAAACTCGCCTGTAGCTGGTAAAGCAACTGTATTTGTATTCCCAGACCTAAATACGGGTAATACAACGTACAAAGCGGTACAGCGTTCTGCAGACCTAGTGTCTATCGGTCCAATGCTTCAAGGCATGCGTAAGCCTGTCAATGACTTGTCTCGCGGCGCTCTAGTAGACGATATCGTTTACACCGTTGCACTAACAGCAATTCAAGCAGCACAAGCTGAATAA
- a CDS encoding Tim44 domain-containing protein — translation MNRLFVMVALIMVSMVTAPLAEAKRFGGGKSFGKSFKTAPAPKQNVQNTNTLNKKPDATNTRRGGMMGGMLGGLLAGGLLASLFMGGGFEGIQFFDILIMGLIAFVAFKFLRGMMGAKQGSMNRGPQAAYSGASNRQQFEQPNVQNFEQPQASGGFGATGQSDVPHNFPPGFDRVAFVEGSREHYRTLQGAWNFNQLDKIEEYVTPSLFAELKAERAELQGDQHTDVMYVDAEIVRGEYDASKAQLSIQFTGRYRDTAEGVEEDIDEVWHLERDLIANNAPWLIVGIQTNS, via the coding sequence ATGAACCGACTTTTTGTCATGGTTGCATTGATTATGGTATCAATGGTAACGGCACCATTGGCTGAAGCAAAGCGCTTTGGTGGTGGTAAGTCTTTCGGTAAAAGTTTTAAAACCGCGCCTGCTCCAAAACAGAACGTACAAAATACTAATACACTAAATAAAAAGCCTGATGCAACCAATACTCGTCGTGGTGGCATGATGGGCGGCATGTTAGGTGGTTTATTAGCTGGTGGCTTGCTTGCTTCTTTATTTATGGGTGGTGGTTTTGAAGGCATTCAATTCTTTGATATTTTAATCATGGGCTTGATTGCTTTTGTCGCATTCAAATTCTTACGCGGCATGATGGGGGCAAAGCAGGGTTCAATGAACCGAGGGCCGCAAGCTGCTTATTCTGGCGCATCAAACCGCCAACAGTTTGAACAACCGAATGTGCAAAACTTTGAACAGCCTCAAGCTTCAGGTGGTTTTGGTGCAACAGGTCAATCTGATGTGCCGCATAACTTCCCTCCAGGTTTTGACCGGGTAGCATTTGTGGAAGGTTCTCGTGAACATTACCGCACACTACAAGGCGCTTGGAACTTTAACCAGCTGGATAAAATTGAAGAATATGTTACGCCAAGTTTGTTTGCTGAATTAAAAGCAGAACGTGCAGAGCTTCAAGGTGATCAACATACGGATGTTATGTATGTGGATGCTGAGATTGTCCGTGGCGAATATGATGCTTCTAAAGCTCAACTTAGTATTCAATTTACGGGCCGCTACCGTGATACCGCAGAAGGTGTTGAAGAAGATATTGATGAAGTTTGGCATTTAGAGCGTGATCTAATCGCCAATAATGCACCTTGGTTGATTGTTGGAATTCAGACAAACTCTTAA